A genomic window from Caldicellulosiruptor kronotskyensis 2002 includes:
- the thiH gene encoding 2-iminoacetate synthase ThiH translates to MTEFIRKAQKVWEKFKDYVPTYDEVCEILEKEVVNIEDVAKLLNVEDKNSILLMASKAKKLTRENFGKVILLYAPLYISNYCQNGCVYCGFSCRKNYKREKLELDEIENELRAMKEEGIDSVIILTGEDRIHSPVDYIKQACKIAANYMSEVSVEVYPLFEEEYRSLANAGVVGITIYQETYQKEDYEKLHPFGPKKDFEFRLTAVERALSAGFHEACVGPLLGLSHPQKDVLCTLLHAEYLLDRFPKAEISVSFPRVRSAGIDFVPMFSVSDKEFIKFLIVARIYLPRVGIVISTREDARLRDALIDVCITKMSAGSKTTVGGYVPQEEEKDAQFEVEDRRTVAEVVESIIKKGLRPEFTNWVRGVNSL, encoded by the coding sequence ATGACAGAGTTTATAAGAAAAGCTCAAAAGGTTTGGGAAAAATTTAAAGATTATGTTCCTACTTATGATGAGGTATGTGAAATTTTAGAAAAAGAAGTTGTAAATATTGAAGATGTGGCAAAACTCTTGAATGTAGAAGATAAAAACTCAATACTTCTCATGGCAAGCAAAGCCAAAAAGCTTACAAGAGAAAACTTTGGCAAGGTCATTCTCTTGTATGCACCGCTATATATCTCAAACTACTGTCAAAACGGATGTGTTTACTGTGGATTTTCTTGCAGGAAAAATTATAAAAGAGAAAAACTTGAGCTTGATGAAATTGAAAATGAACTCAGAGCCATGAAAGAAGAGGGTATCGACTCTGTTATAATCCTCACAGGAGAGGATAGAATACACTCTCCGGTTGACTATATTAAACAGGCCTGCAAAATAGCTGCAAATTATATGTCAGAGGTTTCGGTTGAGGTTTATCCTCTTTTTGAAGAAGAGTATAGAAGTCTTGCAAACGCTGGTGTTGTGGGGATAACCATATATCAGGAGACTTATCAAAAAGAAGATTATGAGAAGCTACATCCTTTTGGACCAAAGAAGGATTTTGAGTTCAGGCTCACTGCTGTTGAAAGAGCCCTATCTGCTGGGTTTCATGAAGCGTGCGTGGGACCGCTTTTGGGGCTGTCTCATCCCCAAAAAGATGTACTTTGTACTTTGCTTCATGCTGAGTATCTTCTTGACAGATTTCCCAAAGCAGAAATTTCAGTTTCATTCCCGCGCGTAAGATCCGCAGGCATAGATTTTGTTCCAATGTTTTCTGTTTCTGACAAGGAATTTATAAAATTTTTGATTGTTGCAAGGATCTATCTTCCAAGAGTTGGGATTGTGATATCCACACGGGAAGATGCGCGCCTTCGTGATGCACTCATTGATGTGTGCATAACAAAGATGTCGGCAGGTTCTAAAACAACTGTCGGCGGATATGTACCACAGGAAGAAGAAAAAGATGCCCAGTTTGAGGTTGAAGATAGAAGAACTGTTGCTGAGGTTGTAGAGAGTATAATAAAAAAGGGACTGAGACCCGAGTTTACTAACTGGGTAAGGGGTGTAAACAGTTTATGA
- a CDS encoding Rpn family recombination-promoting nuclease/putative transposase, whose protein sequence is MKTYKKYDEGYKKLFSNKENLIWFLQNVLNEERFKRLEKSDVEIIATESINKKWQKKSSDIVYKIKYKDSFFCLTIEFQSREDKKILHRLYEYMHLIQLKNKVNGEIPVVVPIVLYNGISHWKPNEQYSEIILFAEDFPEYAQNFKIIFLDIKSIPEEKLISASNVLAIAMYIDQVSNNSERVLNRILNLRGKIHLNWEQREELADWLYEVILRSYGVSEEEAEEMFKKSGLEVDEMFSSTAEKIKQGIEREKKKIAKEAMKQGMKQGMKQGMKQGMKQGMKRAMKLIAKQMLKDNQPIELISKYTGLTPEEIKRLK, encoded by the coding sequence ATGAAGACTTATAAAAAGTATGATGAAGGATACAAAAAATTGTTTTCTAATAAAGAGAATCTAATTTGGTTTTTACAGAATGTTTTAAATGAAGAAAGATTTAAGAGATTAGAAAAAAGTGATGTAGAGATTATTGCAACTGAGTCGATAAATAAAAAGTGGCAAAAGAAAAGCTCAGACATAGTGTATAAGATAAAATATAAAGATTCTTTCTTTTGTTTGACCATTGAATTTCAAAGTAGAGAGGACAAGAAAATTTTACACAGATTATATGAATATATGCATCTCATTCAGCTCAAGAACAAAGTAAATGGTGAAATACCAGTAGTTGTGCCAATTGTGCTGTATAATGGTATAAGTCATTGGAAACCTAATGAACAGTATAGCGAAATTATCCTATTTGCAGAAGATTTTCCAGAGTACGCACAAAATTTCAAGATAATATTCTTAGATATCAAAAGTATACCTGAGGAGAAGTTAATTAGTGCGTCAAACGTATTAGCAATAGCAATGTACATTGACCAAGTATCTAATAATTCTGAAAGGGTACTAAATAGGATATTGAATTTAAGAGGGAAAATACATCTTAACTGGGAACAGAGAGAAGAATTAGCTGATTGGTTGTATGAGGTTATTTTAAGGTCTTATGGTGTTAGTGAAGAAGAAGCTGAAGAGATGTTTAAAAAATCAGGATTGGAGGTGGATGAGATGTTTTCAAGCACAGCTGAAAAGATAAAGCAAGGAATTGAAAGAGAAAAGAAAAAAATTGCTAAAGAGGCAATGAAGCAAGGCATGAAGCAAGGCATGAAGCAAGGTATGAAGCAAGGTATGAAGCAAGGTATGAAACGCGCAATGAAATTAATTGCAAAACAGATGCTAAAAGATAATCAGCCTATAGAGCTTATTTCAAAGTATACGGGTCTTACACCTGAAGAAATAAAAAGATTAAAGTAA
- the thiC gene encoding phosphomethylpyrimidine synthase ThiC — MTQMSLAKQGIFTREMELAIKNEEIDKDEFLQKVAEGKIVIPANKNRKRDKYFAIGDGTYVKINVNLGVSEACPNFDIERQKLELAKKFDVESVMDLSSGLDASNFRKYILQNYDFIVGTVPVYQVASRYDDITKVDSKEFIEEIERQAEEGVDFFTIHAGITRRTLERFEKNDRLLKIVSRGGALLYKWMMANQKENPLYEHFDEILKICKKHDVTISLGDSLRPGAVADATDALQIEELINLGELTKMAWKEDVQVMIEGPGHMRANEIAANMVIQKRLCHGAPFYVLGPLTTDIAAGYDHISGAMGALIAALNGADFLCYVTPAEHLRLPSLEDVKEGIVAFKIAAHSANIAKGFKKPLEKDIEMSVARRDLDWEKMISLSVDPEKAREYRNSFSSDTCSMCGRLCAVKNSRDEAVL; from the coding sequence ATGACTCAAATGAGCTTAGCAAAACAGGGGATATTTACAAGAGAGATGGAGCTTGCCATAAAAAATGAGGAGATAGATAAAGATGAGTTTTTGCAAAAGGTTGCAGAGGGCAAAATTGTAATTCCTGCAAATAAGAATAGAAAAAGAGACAAATATTTTGCCATTGGCGATGGGACATATGTCAAGATAAATGTTAATCTTGGTGTGTCAGAGGCATGTCCAAACTTTGATATAGAGCGCCAAAAGCTTGAACTTGCCAAAAAATTTGATGTTGAATCTGTAATGGATTTATCGAGCGGGCTTGATGCTTCAAACTTCAGAAAATACATTCTTCAAAACTATGACTTTATAGTAGGAACAGTTCCAGTTTACCAGGTTGCATCAAGGTATGATGACATCACAAAGGTTGACAGCAAAGAGTTTATAGAAGAAATTGAAAGGCAGGCAGAAGAAGGAGTTGACTTTTTCACAATCCATGCAGGGATTACAAGAAGGACTTTAGAGAGGTTTGAAAAAAATGATCGTTTGCTCAAGATTGTCTCAAGAGGCGGAGCACTTCTTTATAAATGGATGATGGCAAACCAAAAAGAAAATCCTTTGTATGAGCATTTTGATGAGATTTTGAAGATATGCAAAAAACATGATGTTACAATCAGCCTTGGCGATAGCCTAAGACCAGGTGCGGTGGCTGATGCAACAGACGCGCTGCAGATAGAAGAACTTATAAACCTTGGCGAGCTTACAAAAATGGCCTGGAAAGAGGATGTGCAGGTGATGATAGAAGGGCCAGGGCACATGAGAGCAAACGAGATTGCAGCAAACATGGTAATTCAAAAGAGGCTTTGCCACGGCGCACCGTTTTATGTCTTAGGTCCTCTTACAACAGACATTGCAGCAGGATACGACCATATATCAGGTGCGATGGGTGCGCTCATTGCAGCTTTAAATGGAGCAGATTTTCTGTGCTATGTTACACCTGCTGAACATTTGAGACTTCCATCTTTAGAGGATGTCAAAGAAGGGATTGTTGCGTTCAAAATTGCAGCGCACAGTGCAAATATAGCAAAAGGCTTTAAAAAGCCACTTGAAAAGGATATTGAGATGTCAGTAGCAAGAAGAGACCTTGACTGGGAAAAGATGATAAGCCTTTCGGTTGACCCTGAGAAGGCAAGAGAGTACAGAAACAGTTTCTCTTCTGATACATGTTCAATGTGTGGAAGACTCTGCGCTGTAAAAAATTCAAGGGATGAAGCTGTTTTATAA
- a CDS encoding thiazole synthase, which translates to MFEIGGKTLKSRLFVGTGKLPDYSVIEKMYYEAGVEVFAVAVRRIGPNTKHTKNVLEYIPKDAVIMVNTSGAQDHKEAVKIAMIGRELTNSNWVKVEIEKDTKYLFPDSIETLKACEILVKEGFKVFPYIYPDLNLAKELELIGVEAVMPLGSPIGTNKGIGCEVLLKPIINEIKIPVIIDAGIGRPSHAAKAMEMGADAVLINTAIATSSDPVKMAIAFSKAVEAGRLAFEVGLLKEYEYAQASSPLEDFITG; encoded by the coding sequence ATGTTCGAGATAGGTGGCAAGACCCTCAAATCAAGACTTTTTGTTGGAACAGGAAAGCTTCCTGACTACTCAGTTATTGAAAAAATGTATTATGAGGCAGGAGTAGAAGTTTTTGCAGTAGCTGTCAGACGGATTGGTCCTAACACCAAGCATACCAAAAACGTGTTAGAATATATCCCCAAAGATGCAGTAATTATGGTAAACACTTCAGGTGCGCAGGACCATAAAGAGGCTGTAAAGATTGCAATGATAGGAAGAGAACTTACAAATTCCAACTGGGTAAAGGTTGAGATTGAAAAAGACACAAAATATCTTTTCCCAGACAGTATTGAGACTTTGAAAGCCTGCGAGATTCTGGTAAAAGAAGGGTTCAAGGTCTTCCCTTATATATACCCAGACCTCAACCTTGCAAAGGAGCTTGAGCTAATTGGTGTTGAAGCTGTCATGCCGCTCGGCTCACCAATTGGGACAAACAAAGGTATAGGATGTGAAGTGCTTTTAAAACCAATTATAAACGAGATAAAAATCCCTGTGATAATTGATGCAGGGATAGGAAGGCCATCTCATGCAGCAAAGGCTATGGAGATGGGAGCAGATGCTGTGCTTATCAACACAGCAATTGCAACATCTTCAGACCCTGTGAAAATGGCAATAGCATTTTCTAAAGCTGTTGAGGCAGGAAGGCTTGCTTTTGAGGTTGGACTTTTGAAAGAATATGAGTATGCTCAGGCATCGTCACCTTTGGAAGATTTTATAACAGGCTAA
- the thiF gene encoding sulfur carrier protein ThiS adenylyltransferase ThiF, with protein sequence MSLFDLMLRNYFDEKMLEKLSKVKILIIGCGGLGSNIAVLLVRCGVKNLTIVDFDKVDISNLNRQNYFFYQAGEDKTSALKDILSKINPYVSVKAVNMKVDESNIDGLILEHDIIVEAVDNELTKVLIFRKAHQHGKKVVLASGIAGFGDCENIKIKRGKNFSIIGDFVTSIQEKKPLAPKVVAVAAMQADEVLRMVSELEFD encoded by the coding sequence ATGAGCTTATTTGACCTTATGCTAAGAAACTATTTTGATGAAAAAATGCTTGAAAAACTCTCAAAGGTCAAAATCCTTATTATTGGCTGTGGCGGCCTTGGTTCTAACATTGCAGTGTTGCTGGTTAGATGCGGTGTCAAAAATCTCACAATAGTCGATTTTGACAAAGTGGACATTTCAAACCTCAACAGGCAAAATTATTTCTTTTATCAAGCAGGTGAGGATAAAACCTCTGCACTCAAAGACATTCTTTCAAAAATAAATCCTTATGTAAGTGTAAAGGCTGTGAACATGAAGGTTGATGAGTCGAACATAGATGGCTTGATTTTGGAACATGACATCATTGTTGAAGCTGTTGACAATGAACTTACCAAGGTTTTGATTTTCAGAAAAGCACACCAGCATGGGAAAAAAGTAGTGTTGGCATCAGGAATTGCAGGGTTTGGCGACTGTGAAAACATTAAAATCAAGCGTGGCAAGAACTTTTCGATTATAGGTGACTTTGTAACATCAATACAAGAGAAAAAACCTCTTGCTCCAAAAGTGGTTGCAGTTGCTGCAATGCAGGCTGATGAGGTTTTGAGGATGGTGAGCGAGCTTGAGTTTGACTAA
- the thiS gene encoding sulfur carrier protein ThiS, with the protein MIRINDKEMEFCGNVLELLLSLNLNPQVCAVLVNGEIVKKEMWENFLLKDGDYVEIVSFVGGG; encoded by the coding sequence TTGATAAGAATAAATGACAAAGAGATGGAGTTTTGTGGAAATGTACTTGAGCTTTTGTTAAGTCTTAATTTAAATCCTCAAGTCTGTGCAGTTTTGGTCAATGGCGAAATTGTGAAAAAGGAGATGTGGGAAAACTTCTTGCTCAAAGACGGAGATTATGTTGAAATTGTCAGCTTTGTAGGCGGTGGTTAA
- the thiE gene encoding thiamine phosphate synthase has protein sequence MSLTKEEKLRLFSTYTIYGMTAEKFSNGRSNIEIVKAMLDSGIKIIQYREKYKSLKEKYKECLEIRKLTEDYEALLIVNDHADLCQMVGADGVHLGQEDLPADEVRKLLGDKFIIGVTTHTEDQVLKAKEDGADYVGLGPVFTSFTKDNPHPPIGLEMVKWAAENSPLPFVAIGGIKEHNLKEVLASGARCICAVTEIVGADDIHQKIESLFKILKSFERS, from the coding sequence TTGAGTTTGACTAAAGAAGAAAAATTAAGACTGTTTTCAACATATACCATCTATGGGATGACAGCAGAGAAATTTTCAAATGGAAGGTCTAATATTGAAATTGTAAAAGCTATGCTTGACAGCGGCATAAAAATCATTCAGTACAGGGAAAAATACAAATCTTTAAAAGAAAAGTACAAAGAATGTCTTGAGATAAGAAAGCTCACAGAAGATTATGAGGCACTCTTAATTGTCAACGACCATGCAGACCTTTGCCAGATGGTAGGTGCAGACGGTGTTCATTTGGGGCAAGAAGACTTACCAGCAGATGAGGTGAGAAAACTCTTGGGTGACAAATTTATAATTGGTGTTACCACACACACAGAGGATCAAGTTTTGAAAGCAAAGGAAGATGGTGCTGACTATGTGGGTTTGGGACCGGTCTTTACAAGCTTTACAAAAGACAATCCACATCCACCAATTGGGCTTGAAATGGTAAAATGGGCAGCTGAAAACTCTCCTTTACCTTTTGTTGCAATAGGTGGGATTAAAGAGCACAATTTAAAAGAGGTCTTAGCAAGTGGTGCGAGGTGTATCTGTGCTGTTACAGAGATTGTGGGTGCAGATGATATTCACCAAAAAATAGAAAGCCTTTTTAAGATTTTGAAAAGTTTTGAAAGGAGCTGA